ATAATCGCGTCGGCCATCCGGCTGGTGCCGGCGCTGCCCCCGAGGTCGTAGGTCACGTCCCGTCCCTCTGACAGCACGGCGGTAACGGCGAGCATTACCCTCTCCGCCGCTTCCGTCTCCCCGAGGTGGCGAAGCATCATTACCCCCGAAAGAATGGTCGCCAGGGGGTTAACCTTATTCATCCCGGTATACTTGGGGGCGCTGCCGTGCACCGGCTCGAAGACGGCGATCTCATCCCCGATGTTCGCCCCGGGCGCGACGCCCAGGCCGCCGACCAGGCCCGCCGCCAAGTCGGAAAGGATGTCCCCGTAGAGGTTCGGCATGACCAGGACATCGTACTTTTCAGGGCTCTGGACCAGCTTCATGCTCATAGCGTCGACGATCATGTCCTCGAAGGCGATATCCGGGTAGTCCTCGGCAACCTTGCGGGCGCATTCCAGGAATAGGCCGTCGGTGAACTTCATGATGTTCGCCTTATGGACGGCCGTGACTTTTTTCCGCCCCTCGCGACGGGCCAGCTCGAAGGCGAAGCGCACGATCCGCTCGCTCGCGGGGCGGGTGATGATCTTGATGCTTTCGGCCGCGTCGCGCCCGACGCGGTGCTCGATCCCGGCATAGAGGTCCTCGGTGTTCTCGCGGACGATGATCAGGTCAACGTTCTCATAGCGGGTGATCAGCCCGGGCAGGGATTTCGCCGGGCGGACACAGGCGTACAGGTCCAGGGCCTGCCGCAGCGTGACGTTGATACTGCGAAAACCCTTGCCGACCGGGGT
The sequence above is a segment of the Thermoanaerobacterales bacterium genome. Coding sequences within it:
- a CDS encoding isocitrate/isopropylmalate dehydrogenase family protein translates to MPHRVTLIPGDGVGPEITLAARRVLDAGGAALEWDVVEAGEALIATHGTPLPESVLDSIRKNRVALKGPLTTPVGKGFRSINVTLRQALDLYACVRPAKSLPGLITRYENVDLIIVRENTEDLYAGIEHRVGRDAAESIKIITRPASERIVRFAFELARREGRKKVTAVHKANIMKFTDGLFLECARKVAEDYPDIAFEDMIVDAMSMKLVQSPEKYDVLVMPNLYGDILSDLAAGLVGGLGVAPGANIGDEIAVFEPVHGSAPKYTGMNKVNPLATILSGVMMLRHLGETEAAERVMLAVTAVLSEGRDVTYDLGGSAGTSRMADAIIRHMST